From the genome of Sporomusa sphaeroides DSM 2875:
ACTGCATAATAAATCCCAGGCTTACTATGTAATTTTCCGCATATCCTATAGAGGTATGCGGGTTTTATTTTTTTTAGAAAATGTACTTGCACTTTGGGTCAGTTATGTTACAATCATATAGTAATTTTCAAAAATTTTTGCGCGTAAAGGAGCGATGATAAGTGAAATATTTTAGGTTATCCCAGAATGCTGTGAAGGCGCTGGCCGATACCTACAGCACACCGCTTTTGGTGCTGTCTTTAGAACAAATTGAACTTAATTACAATCTGTTGGCAGAGAATATGCCGGGTGTTAAAATATATTACGCTGTCAAAGCCAATCCGGATGAGCGTATTGTCCGGAAGATTCATGAGCTTGGCGGTTATTTTGATGTAGCCTCTGACGGCGAAATGCAAATGCTCAATCGCATGGGCATTGATTCGGCGCGTATGGTGTATGCCAATCCTATGAAAACGGCAAGCGGCCTGAAGGTAGCGCATGCTGTCGGGGTGAATAAATTTACCTTTGATTGTGAAAGTGAAATTGGCAAGATGGCGGCCGCCGAACCGGGAGCTACGGTGCTGCTGCGGATACGGGTGGACAATCCGCATGCGCTTGTTGACCTTAACAAAAAGTTTGGTGCCCATGCTGATGAAGCGCTGGCGCTTTTGACCAAGGCCCAGGCCGCCGGGCTGGATGTTGCCGGTTTATGCTTTCATGTTGGCAGCCAATCAACAGATAATGCGGCATACCTTGAGGCGCTCAAAACTTGCCGGGAGCTGTTTAGCGCTGCTGCCGAGCGGGGCATGA
Proteins encoded in this window:
- a CDS encoding type III PLP-dependent enzyme yields the protein MKYFRLSQNAVKALADTYSTPLLVLSLEQIELNYNLLAENMPGVKIYYAVKANPDERIVRKIHELGGYFDVASDGEMQMLNRMGIDSARMVYANPMKTASGLKVAHAVGVNKFTFDCESEIGKMAAAEPGATVLLRIRVDNPHALVDLNKKFGAHADEALALLTKAQAAGLDVAGLCFHVGSQSTDNAAYLEALKTCRELFSAAAERGMNLRILDIGGGFPIPTLTEEPDVAVMAAEIYKAVRQYFPETEIWSEPGRYICGTAVNLITQVIGTKERNNQQWYFLDDGLYGTFSGVIFDHWDFELETFKTGKKIPATFAGPSCDSLDIMFRDKPTVPLEIGDLILVPNCGAYTSASATVFNGFAKTQIVVWEEVYEEIKAKLELAAAV